In Sulfitobacter albidus, the following proteins share a genomic window:
- a CDS encoding UDP-N-acetylglucosamine--N-acetylmuramyl-(pentapeptide) pyrophosphoryl-undecaprenol N-acetylglucosamine transferase → MSNPRPLLVIAAGGTGGHMFPAQALAEVMLARGWRVKLSTDARGARYTGNFPDAVQIEQVPSATFARGGVLAKALVPFRIAGGTLKAAMQMMMDRPRAVIGFGGYPSIPALGAAVLLRLPRMIHEQNGVLGRVNTLFATRVDGVACGIWPTQLPEGTEAGHVGNPVRAAVLERQGAGYIAPGDYPMELLVMGGSQGARILSDVVPPAIANLPMEMLKNIRVSHQARDEDAERVSTFYAENGIAADVQPFFDDVPRRMSEAQLVISRSGASTIADLTVIGRPSILIPFAAAAGDHQTANARGLVEAEAAILISEASANPDTLSEHIHMILSNPAAATQMSLAALGQGKPEAAETLADLVEGLGLPQDPQDPQDQGETP, encoded by the coding sequence ATGAGCAATCCGCGGCCCCTTTTGGTAATTGCCGCAGGCGGCACGGGTGGGCACATGTTCCCCGCGCAGGCGCTGGCCGAGGTGATGCTGGCGCGCGGCTGGCGGGTGAAGCTCTCGACCGACGCCCGTGGTGCGCGCTACACCGGCAACTTTCCCGATGCCGTGCAGATCGAGCAGGTGCCGAGCGCCACCTTTGCGCGCGGTGGCGTGTTGGCAAAGGCGCTGGTGCCGTTTCGGATTGCGGGCGGGACGCTCAAGGCCGCGATGCAGATGATGATGGACCGGCCCCGCGCGGTAATCGGGTTTGGCGGCTACCCGTCGATCCCGGCGCTGGGAGCGGCGGTGCTGTTGCGCCTGCCGCGCATGATCCACGAACAAAACGGCGTGCTGGGCCGGGTGAACACGCTGTTCGCTACGCGCGTCGATGGGGTGGCCTGCGGCATCTGGCCGACGCAACTGCCCGAGGGCACCGAGGCGGGCCATGTCGGCAACCCCGTGCGCGCCGCCGTGCTGGAGCGTCAGGGCGCGGGCTATATCGCGCCGGGCGATTACCCGATGGAGCTGTTGGTGATGGGCGGCAGCCAGGGCGCGCGGATCCTCAGCGATGTGGTGCCGCCGGCGATTGCCAATCTGCCGATGGAGATGCTCAAAAACATCCGCGTGAGCCATCAGGCCCGCGACGAGGACGCCGAGCGGGTGTCGACATTCTATGCCGAAAACGGGATCGCGGCGGATGTGCAGCCGTTCTTTGACGATGTGCCGCGCCGGATGTCCGAGGCACAGCTGGTGATCTCGCGCTCGGGCGCCTCGACGATTGCGGATCTGACGGTGATCGGGCGTCCGTCGATCCTGATCCCCTTTGCCGCCGCCGCCGGTGACCATCAGACCGCCAACGCGCGCGGGTTGGTCGAGGCCGAGGCCGCCATCCTGATATCAGAAGCGTCGGCCAACCCCGACACGCTGTCCGAACACATCCACATGATCCTGTCCAACCCGGCGGCCGCCACGCAGATGTCGCTGGCCGCACTTGGCCAGGGCAAACCCGAAGCCGCCGAAACCCTCGCCGATCTGGTCGAGGGGTTGGGCCTGCCGCAAGATCCGCAAGATCCGCAAGACCAAGGAGAGACGCCATGA
- the ftsW gene encoding putative lipid II flippase FtsW, which yields MTEMVYGAVPVADGEPILPKWWRTLDKWALSCILMLFAVGLLLGLAASPPLAEKNGFAPFHYVQRQAFFGGLAMIAMMLTSMMSPTVVRRLAVVGFLVAFVALMFLPFFGTDFGKGATRWYSLGFASVQPSEFLKPGFVVVAAWMMAANLEINGPPGKAWSFGLCLTIVLMLALQPDFGQACLVLFGWGVMYFVAGAPMVLLVGMACMVVIAGTVAYSNSEHFARRIDGFLSADVDPTTQLGYATNAIREGGLFGVGVGEGEVKWSLPDAHTDFIIAVAAEEYGLVLVLCIIALYATVVVRSLMRLMRERDPFIRLAGTGLACMFAVQAMINMGVAVRLLPAKGMTLPFVSYGGSSVIASGIALGMLLAFTRTRPQGEISALLSRGRG from the coding sequence ATGACAGAAATGGTCTATGGCGCGGTTCCCGTGGCGGACGGCGAACCGATCCTCCCCAAATGGTGGCGCACGCTCGATAAATGGGCGTTGTCGTGCATTCTGATGCTCTTTGCCGTTGGGCTGTTGCTGGGGCTCGCGGCCTCGCCTCCGCTGGCGGAAAAGAACGGGTTTGCCCCGTTTCACTATGTACAGCGACAGGCGTTTTTTGGCGGTCTGGCGATGATCGCCATGATGCTCACGTCGATGATGTCACCCACGGTGGTGCGGCGCCTGGCGGTTGTCGGGTTCCTTGTAGCCTTTGTCGCGCTGATGTTCCTGCCGTTCTTCGGCACGGATTTCGGCAAGGGGGCGACGCGCTGGTATTCGCTTGGCTTTGCCTCGGTACAGCCGTCTGAATTCCTCAAGCCCGGATTTGTCGTCGTGGCCGCCTGGATGATGGCCGCGAACCTTGAGATCAACGGCCCGCCGGGCAAGGCGTGGTCGTTCGGGCTGTGCCTGACGATCGTGCTGATGCTGGCGTTGCAGCCCGATTTCGGACAGGCGTGCCTGGTGCTGTTTGGCTGGGGCGTGATGTATTTCGTGGCCGGTGCGCCGATGGTGCTGCTGGTGGGCATGGCCTGCATGGTCGTGATCGCGGGCACCGTGGCCTATTCCAATTCCGAACACTTTGCCCGCCGCATCGACGGGTTTCTGAGCGCCGATGTCGATCCCACCACGCAGCTGGGCTATGCCACCAACGCGATCCGCGAGGGCGGGTTGTTTGGCGTGGGCGTTGGCGAAGGCGAGGTGAAATGGTCACTGCCCGATGCCCACACCGATTTCATCATCGCGGTGGCCGCTGAAGAATACGGGCTGGTGCTGGTGCTGTGCATCATCGCGCTTTACGCCACGGTTGTCGTGCGCTCGCTGATGCGGCTGATGCGCGAGCGCGATCCGTTCATTCGCCTCGCGGGCACGGGGCTGGCGTGCATGTTCGCGGTGCAGGCGATGATCAACATGGGCGTGGCCGTGCGGCTGCTGCCCGCCAAGGGCATGACGCTGCCGTTCGTCAGCTACGGCGGCAGTTCGGTGATCGCGAGCGGCATCGCGCTGGGCATGTTGCTGGCGTTTACGCGCACGCGCCCGCAGGGTGAGATTTCGGCCCTTCTGTCGCGGGGACGGGGATGA
- a CDS encoding peroxiredoxin-like family protein, with translation MSTLAAGSQFPKLEVPTLGGDTVTLGLPAGGHDWQLVVVYRGLHCPICKNYLSKLQEMEPTFNDLGVDVIAVSGDGRDKAQAMATEKELNLRIGYDLSLDQMAQLGLYISDPRSPQETDQPFPEPGLFVVNAEGAIQILDISNAPFARPDLEMIANGIKFVRANDYPIRGMHAA, from the coding sequence ATGTCTACACTCGCCGCAGGTAGCCAATTTCCGAAACTCGAGGTGCCCACGCTGGGCGGCGATACCGTCACGCTGGGTTTGCCCGCAGGCGGGCATGACTGGCAGCTAGTCGTGGTCTATCGCGGGCTGCACTGCCCGATCTGCAAGAATTACCTGAGCAAACTGCAGGAGATGGAGCCGACCTTCAACGACCTCGGCGTGGATGTGATCGCCGTTTCGGGCGACGGGCGCGATAAGGCGCAGGCGATGGCCACTGAGAAGGAGCTGAACCTGCGCATCGGCTATGATCTGAGCCTCGATCAGATGGCGCAGCTGGGGCTTTATATCTCCGATCCACGCAGCCCGCAGGAGACCGATCAGCCTTTCCCGGAGCCGGGTCTGTTTGTGGTCAATGCGGAGGGCGCGATCCAGATCCTCGACATCTCGAACGCGCCGTTTGCGCGCCCCGATCTTGAGATGATCGCGAACGGGATCAAATTCGTGCGCGCCAACGATTACCCCATCCGGGGCATGCACGCGGCCTGA
- a CDS encoding NAD(P)/FAD-dependent oxidoreductase: MEFETVIIGAGAAGMMCAGHLDGRTLVVDHAKAPGEKIRISGGGRCNFTNMYCDPGAFLSQNPHFAKSALARYTQWDFIALVDAHGIPWHEKTLGQLFCDTSAKDIIAMLRGLMQARGVALSLHTRVEDLRADTGGYALTLSDGRRLRAGRVVIATGGKSIPKMGATGYAYDIARQFGLPLTDTRPALVPFTFPDRRFAEISGVSVPARVAAGGTAFEEALLFTHRGLSGPAVLQASSYWEEGAPVTLDILPADMLEALRAQRQTAGRRNMTTELARHLPARLVDHLAGLFDLSGNLADWSDARLTALADGLRQWELTPGGTEGYRTAEVTLGGVDTDALSSRTMAARDMPGLYFIGEAVDVTGWLGGYNFQWAWSSAMAAAADLNG; encoded by the coding sequence ATGGAGTTTGAGACGGTCATCATCGGTGCGGGTGCTGCGGGCATGATGTGCGCGGGCCATCTTGATGGCCGCACACTGGTGGTCGATCATGCCAAGGCGCCGGGCGAAAAAATCCGCATCTCGGGCGGTGGGCGCTGCAATTTCACGAATATGTACTGCGATCCCGGCGCCTTTCTGTCGCAAAACCCGCATTTCGCCAAATCCGCGCTCGCGCGCTATACCCAGTGGGATTTCATCGCCCTCGTCGACGCCCACGGCATCCCCTGGCACGAAAAGACGCTGGGTCAGCTTTTCTGCGACACCTCCGCCAAGGATATCATCGCCATGCTGCGCGGATTGATGCAGGCGCGCGGGGTCGCGCTGTCGCTGCACACCCGCGTCGAGGATCTGCGTGCCGATACCGGCGGCTATGCGCTCACACTGTCCGACGGGCGGCGCCTGCGGGCAGGCCGCGTGGTGATCGCCACGGGCGGCAAATCCATCCCCAAGATGGGCGCGACTGGCTACGCCTACGACATCGCGCGCCAGTTCGGCCTGCCGCTGACCGACACGCGCCCGGCGCTGGTCCCCTTCACCTTCCCCGATCGCCGCTTTGCCGAAATCTCCGGCGTCTCCGTGCCCGCGCGGGTCGCGGCGGGCGGCACCGCGTTCGAAGAGGCGCTGCTGTTCACCCATCGCGGCCTGTCGGGGCCCGCGGTACTGCAGGCCTCCTCCTACTGGGAGGAAGGCGCGCCCGTGACGCTCGACATTCTGCCTGCGGATATGCTGGAGGCGCTGCGCGCGCAGCGCCAGACAGCGGGCCGGCGCAACATGACGACCGAGCTTGCACGCCATCTGCCCGCGCGTCTGGTCGATCACCTCGCGGGGCTGTTCGATCTGTCCGGCAATCTGGCCGATTGGTCCGACGCGCGGCTCACCGCGCTGGCCGACGGTCTGAGGCAATGGGAGCTGACCCCCGGCGGCACCGAAGGCTACCGCACGGCAGAGGTCACGCTGGGCGGCGTGGACACGGATGCGCTGTCCTCCCGCACGATGGCCGCGCGGGATATGCCGGGGCTTTATTTCATTGGCGAGGCGGTGGATGTCACCGGCTGGCTGGGCGGCTACAACTTCCAGTGGGCGTGGTCATCTGCCATGGCGGCAGCGGCGGATCTGAACGGCTGA
- the murD gene encoding UDP-N-acetylmuramoyl-L-alanine--D-glutamate ligase translates to MIPVQGLTGARVAVLGLGRSGLAAARALRAGGAQALVWDDNPEARARAEDEGFATRALLRVGAFDDIARLVVSPGIPHLYPRPNPVIAAALRAGVPVDNDIGLFFQSFATPDWAMFDTAPRVIAVTGSNGKSTTSALIHHILEHAGRDAQLAGNIGRGVLDIDPPVSGGVVVLELSSYQTELARSLTPDIAVFTNLSPDHLDRHAGMGGYFAAKRRLFAEGGPDRAVIGVDEDEGLFLAGQLSEGRGDDRVIRVSVAGKLGGPGWNVVARKGFLSETRGGKQAASIDLRGVAGLPGAHNHQNACCAYAACRSLGLAPRVIEAAFHSFGGLPHRSQLIGERDGVRFVNDSKATNVDAAAKALSAFDNIRWICGGLEKEGGLDGLAAASGSVRKAYVIGREAAGFAMQLRPEAEVCTTMQAAVDRAVAEAEPGDTVLLAPAAASFDQYDSFEARGDDFVRLVRAHLDR, encoded by the coding sequence ATGATCCCGGTGCAGGGGCTGACGGGCGCGCGGGTGGCGGTTCTGGGGCTGGGCCGCTCGGGTCTGGCGGCCGCGCGGGCGTTGCGCGCGGGCGGGGCGCAGGCGTTGGTGTGGGACGACAACCCGGAGGCACGAGCGCGGGCCGAAGACGAAGGATTTGCCACGCGCGCGCTGCTGCGGGTCGGTGCGTTCGATGATATCGCGCGGCTGGTGGTCAGCCCCGGCATCCCGCATCTCTACCCCCGGCCCAATCCGGTGATCGCCGCAGCCCTGCGCGCGGGGGTGCCGGTAGACAATGACATCGGGCTGTTCTTTCAATCCTTCGCCACGCCCGACTGGGCGATGTTCGACACAGCACCACGGGTCATTGCCGTCACCGGCAGCAACGGGAAATCGACGACCTCGGCGCTGATCCACCACATTCTTGAACACGCGGGCCGCGATGCGCAGCTGGCGGGCAATATCGGGCGCGGGGTGCTGGATATCGATCCGCCCGTGTCGGGCGGTGTGGTGGTGCTGGAGCTGTCGTCCTACCAGACCGAACTGGCGCGCAGTCTGACGCCGGACATTGCGGTGTTCACCAATCTCAGCCCCGATCATCTGGACCGCCACGCCGGCATGGGCGGCTATTTCGCGGCCAAGCGTCGGCTGTTTGCCGAGGGCGGGCCGGATCGCGCGGTGATTGGCGTGGACGAGGATGAGGGGCTGTTTCTGGCCGGGCAACTCAGCGAGGGGCGCGGCGATGATCGCGTCATCCGTGTGAGCGTCGCGGGCAAGCTCGGCGGGCCGGGCTGGAACGTCGTGGCGCGCAAGGGCTTTCTGAGCGAGACGCGCGGCGGCAAGCAGGCGGCGTCGATTGATCTGCGCGGCGTCGCGGGCCTGCCGGGCGCGCATAACCATCAAAACGCGTGTTGCGCCTATGCGGCGTGCCGCAGCCTTGGCCTTGCGCCGCGTGTGATCGAGGCGGCGTTCCACAGCTTTGGCGGTTTGCCGCACCGCAGCCAGCTGATCGGAGAGCGCGACGGCGTGCGGTTCGTCAACGACAGCAAGGCCACGAATGTGGACGCGGCGGCCAAGGCGCTGAGCGCGTTCGACAATATCCGCTGGATTTGCGGCGGGTTGGAGAAGGAGGGCGGTCTGGACGGGCTGGCGGCGGCCAGTGGTTCGGTGCGCAAGGCCTATGTGATCGGGCGCGAGGCGGCGGGTTTTGCAATGCAGCTGCGCCCTGAGGCGGAGGTTTGCACCACAATGCAGGCCGCCGTGGATCGCGCGGTGGCCGAGGCGGAGCCGGGCGATACGGTGCTGCTGGCGCCTGCGGCGGCGAGTTTTGACCAATACGACAGCTTCGAGGCGCGGGGCGACGACTTTGTGCGGCTCGTGCGGGCGCATCTGGATCGATAG
- a CDS encoding UDP-N-acetylmuramoyl-tripeptide--D-alanyl-D-alanine ligase translates to MSLWTAAEAAQATGGRAVGEWACNGVSIDTRTLQAGDLFVALKDVRDGHEFVAQALEKGAGAAMVSRVPEGVSADAPLLIVDDVLAGLEALGAAGRARTQATVIGITGSVGKTSTKEMLRDVLSAQGRTHASVASYNNHWGVPLTLARMPVDTEYAVIEMGMNHPGEILPLTTLTQPHAAMITTVAAAHLEAFDDITGIALEKASIFDALPIGAPAVYNADVETSAILAAKTVDKRLNGLAFGENGYEYRLTSVDIQGDTTVVQAQAQGAPLLFKLATPGRHFAMNALGALAIVDAIGADLAQAVTTLGNWTPFKGRGVREVIQLDPSEPGLALSLIDDSYNANPTSMAASLEVLAGAQVVDGVGRRGKGRRIAYLGDMKELGPDAVALHAGLAHLPATQRLDVIHCVGPLMKSLHDLLPEHQRGHWAETSFELIDTLRRDLDAGDCVLAKGSLSMKLGLIVDAIRKMGHPVTDA, encoded by the coding sequence ATGAGTTTGTGGACAGCCGCCGAGGCGGCACAGGCCACCGGCGGGCGCGCGGTGGGGGAGTGGGCCTGCAACGGGGTATCGATCGACACGCGCACGCTGCAGGCGGGCGATCTGTTTGTCGCCCTAAAGGACGTGCGCGACGGGCATGAATTCGTCGCCCAGGCGTTGGAAAAGGGGGCGGGTGCGGCGATGGTCTCGCGCGTGCCCGAAGGCGTGAGCGCCGATGCGCCGCTGCTGATCGTCGATGATGTTCTGGCTGGTTTGGAAGCGTTGGGGGCGGCGGGCCGCGCGCGCACGCAGGCCACCGTGATCGGCATCACCGGATCGGTCGGCAAGACCTCGACCAAGGAGATGCTGCGCGATGTGCTGAGCGCGCAGGGCCGCACGCATGCCTCCGTCGCCAGCTACAACAATCACTGGGGCGTGCCGCTGACGCTGGCGCGCATGCCCGTGGACACGGAATACGCCGTGATCGAGATGGGGATGAACCATCCCGGCGAGATCCTGCCACTGACCACGCTGACGCAACCGCACGCCGCGATGATCACCACCGTCGCCGCCGCCCATCTGGAGGCCTTCGACGACATCACCGGCATCGCGCTGGAGAAGGCGAGTATTTTTGACGCGCTGCCCATCGGCGCGCCCGCCGTCTACAACGCGGATGTGGAAACCTCGGCGATCCTCGCGGCCAAGACGGTGGACAAGCGGCTCAACGGGTTGGCCTTTGGCGAGAACGGCTATGAATACCGGCTGACATCCGTGGATATTCAGGGCGATACCACCGTGGTGCAGGCGCAGGCGCAGGGCGCGCCGCTTTTGTTCAAACTCGCCACGCCGGGGCGGCATTTCGCGATGAACGCGCTGGGCGCATTGGCGATTGTCGATGCGATCGGCGCGGATCTGGCGCAGGCTGTCACGACGCTGGGGAATTGGACGCCGTTCAAGGGGCGCGGTGTGCGCGAGGTGATCCAGCTTGACCCGTCCGAGCCGGGGCTGGCGCTCTCGCTGATTGACGACAGCTATAACGCGAACCCTACGTCGATGGCGGCCTCGCTTGAGGTGTTGGCGGGGGCGCAGGTGGTCGACGGTGTGGGGCGGCGCGGGAAGGGGCGGCGCATCGCCTATCTGGGCGACATGAAGGAGCTAGGGCCCGATGCGGTCGCCCTGCACGCGGGGCTGGCGCATCTGCCAGCAACGCAGCGCCTCGACGTGATCCATTGCGTGGGCCCCTTGATGAAATCGCTGCACGATCTGCTGCCCGAGCACCAGCGCGGGCACTGGGCCGAGACCTCCTTTGAGTTGATTGACACCCTGCGCCGTGATCTCGATGCGGGAGATTGCGTGCTCGCCAAGGGATCTTTGAGCATGAAACTGGGTCTGATCGTTGACGCGATCCGCAAAATGGGCCATCCGGTAACGGACGCGTGA
- the ftsL gene encoding cell division protein FtsL, with the protein MKSFLYVLTALGVIGLAFWAYRENYATQAALSETDDLHREIRAAHARLAVLRAEWAFQNRPERLRDLAQINFERLQLLPLHPDQFGYVDEVEFPAPPPLTFENGVDVSTMNAEDPL; encoded by the coding sequence ATGAAATCATTCCTCTACGTGCTCACGGCGCTGGGTGTCATCGGGCTGGCCTTCTGGGCCTACCGCGAGAATTACGCGACCCAGGCGGCGCTGTCGGAGACGGACGATCTGCACCGCGAAATCCGCGCGGCGCACGCGCGGCTGGCGGTGTTGCGCGCCGAATGGGCGTTCCAGAACCGCCCCGAGCGGCTGCGCGATCTGGCGCAGATCAATTTCGAGCGGCTCCAGCTGTTGCCGCTGCATCCCGATCAATTCGGCTATGTCGATGAGGTCGAATTCCCCGCGCCGCCCCCACTGACATTCGAGAACGGCGTCGATGTTTCCACCATGAACGCGGAGGATCCGCTATGA
- the rsmH gene encoding 16S rRNA (cytosine(1402)-N(4))-methyltransferase RsmH — translation MAATGSDPHIPVLLRPLLEAVAPVRGHWLDGTFGAGGYTRGLIEAGAERVTAVDRDPLAFEMAQAWLDDYAGRIIPQRGVFSRMDDYAQDLDGVVLDLGVSSMQLDLAERGFSFMRDGPLDMRMSQEGPSAADLVNDLDEAALADIIYLYGEERASRRIAKAIVRARAEAPITRTLELAKLVEGCLPRAKPGQSHPATRTFQALRIAVNDEYGELFAGLMAAERALAPGGQLAVVTFHSVEDRMVKRFLTARAGAGGNANRFAPQPDVAPPQFTLDKRKAIGPDTDELAVNPRSRSAKLRVATRTDAPAGEIDAKSIGMPVLKGDRT, via the coding sequence ATGGCTGCCACCGGATCCGACCCCCACATTCCCGTTCTTCTACGCCCCTTGCTGGAGGCCGTCGCCCCCGTGCGCGGGCACTGGCTGGATGGCACATTCGGCGCGGGGGGCTATACCCGTGGGCTGATCGAGGCGGGTGCGGAACGGGTGACCGCCGTTGACCGCGATCCGCTAGCGTTCGAGATGGCGCAGGCGTGGCTGGACGACTACGCAGGCCGCATCATTCCGCAGCGCGGGGTATTTTCGCGCATGGATGACTACGCGCAGGATCTCGACGGGGTGGTGTTGGACCTTGGCGTGTCGTCGATGCAGCTGGATCTGGCGGAGCGCGGGTTTTCCTTCATGCGCGACGGGCCGCTCGACATGCGGATGAGCCAGGAGGGGCCGTCGGCGGCCGATCTGGTCAACGATCTCGACGAGGCGGCGCTGGCCGACATCATTTATCTTTACGGGGAGGAACGCGCGAGCCGCCGTATCGCCAAGGCCATCGTGCGCGCGCGCGCCGAGGCGCCGATCACCCGCACGCTGGAGCTGGCCAAGCTGGTCGAGGGCTGTTTGCCGCGCGCCAAACCGGGGCAGAGCCATCCGGCCACACGTACCTTTCAGGCGCTGCGCATCGCCGTGAACGACGAATACGGCGAGCTTTTTGCGGGCCTCATGGCGGCAGAGCGGGCGCTGGCGCCCGGCGGGCAGCTGGCGGTGGTGACGTTTCATTCGGTCGAGGACCGGATGGTCAAACGGTTCCTGACTGCGCGGGCGGGGGCGGGGGGCAATGCCAACCGATTTGCCCCGCAACCCGACGTCGCGCCGCCGCAATTCACCCTCGACAAACGCAAGGCCATCGGGCCGGACACGGACGAGCTGGCGGTCAATCCACGGTCCCGCTCGGCCAAGCTGCGGGTGGCCACGCGCACGGATGCGCCCGCGGGCGAGATCGACGCAAAATCCATCGGCATGCCGGTTCTCAAGGGAGATCGCACATGA
- the mraZ gene encoding division/cell wall cluster transcriptional repressor MraZ, with protein MSRRFRGESQHKVDTKGRVSIPASFRRVLEANDPNYQNGGTPELVIVYGDHRRNYLECYTMAAIDEVDDKIDALPRGSMERKMLQRLFHGQSFPTTVDETGRLVLPAKLRQKIDLSGEAFFIAAGDTFQIWKPETYETEEKAREEEWLDELPDDFDPLAFLDSQPGR; from the coding sequence GTGAGCCGCAGGTTCAGAGGCGAAAGCCAGCACAAGGTCGATACGAAGGGGCGGGTGTCTATCCCGGCCTCTTTTCGGCGTGTGCTGGAAGCCAATGACCCGAACTATCAAAACGGCGGCACGCCCGAGTTGGTGATTGTCTACGGCGATCACCGCCGCAACTACCTTGAATGCTATACCATGGCCGCGATCGACGAGGTCGATGACAAGATCGACGCGCTGCCGCGCGGCTCGATGGAGCGCAAGATGCTGCAACGCCTGTTTCATGGCCAGTCGTTTCCCACGACTGTCGATGAAACCGGCCGGCTGGTGCTGCCCGCCAAGCTGCGCCAGAAGATCGACCTGTCGGGCGAGGCGTTTTTCATAGCTGCCGGTGACACGTTCCAGATCTGGAAGCCCGAGACCTACGAGACCGAGGAGAAGGCGCGCGAGGAGGAGTGGCTCGACGAGTTGCCCGACGATTTTGACCCGCTCGCCTTCCTCGACAGTCAGCCGGGGCGGTAA
- a CDS encoding Mrp/NBP35 family ATP-binding protein, producing MPPSKSDITDALSRIALPDGRSLIDHDMVSAITVEGDVVRFVIEAPSAEVAAQMGAIRDAAERIVTELPGVAKAHVALTAHGPAAKPAAPPSLKIGGHPKPQAGPTKPSGVQRIIAIGSGKGGVGKSTVSSNLAVALAKQGRKVGLLDADIYGPSQPRMMGINKRPGSPDGKTIIPLKAHGVTLMSIGFMMEEGKAVVWRGPMLMGALQQMLGQVEWGELDVLLVDLPPGTGDVQLTLCTKSELTGAIVVSTPQDVALIDARKALDMFATLKTPVLGLIENMSMFVCPDCGAQHEIFGQGGVAAEAERMGVPLLGHLPIDLETRLAGDGGTPVAAGDGPMAQAYARMAEGLIKGGMA from the coding sequence ATGCCGCCGAGCAAATCCGATATCACAGACGCCTTGTCACGCATTGCGCTGCCAGACGGGCGCAGCCTGATCGATCATGACATGGTCAGCGCGATCACCGTCGAGGGCGATGTGGTGCGGTTCGTGATCGAGGCGCCGTCGGCGGAGGTCGCCGCGCAAATGGGCGCGATCCGCGATGCCGCCGAGCGTATCGTCACCGAGCTGCCCGGCGTGGCAAAGGCGCATGTGGCGCTGACGGCGCACGGCCCTGCGGCCAAACCCGCCGCCCCGCCGTCGCTGAAGATTGGCGGGCACCCCAAGCCGCAGGCGGGCCCGACCAAACCCAGCGGGGTGCAGCGCATCATCGCCATCGGGTCGGGCAAGGGCGGCGTGGGCAAATCCACCGTGTCGTCAAACCTTGCCGTCGCCTTGGCCAAGCAGGGGCGCAAGGTCGGTCTGCTGGATGCCGACATCTACGGGCCGAGCCAGCCGCGCATGATGGGGATCAACAAGCGCCCCGGCTCCCCGGACGGGAAGACGATCATTCCGCTCAAGGCGCATGGCGTCACGCTGATGTCGATCGGTTTCATGATGGAAGAGGGCAAGGCCGTTGTCTGGCGTGGGCCGATGCTGATGGGCGCGCTGCAACAGATGCTGGGGCAGGTGGAATGGGGCGAGCTGGACGTGCTGCTTGTTGATCTGCCCCCCGGCACCGGCGACGTGCAGCTGACGCTGTGCACCAAATCGGAGCTGACCGGCGCCATCGTCGTCTCGACCCCGCAGGACGTGGCGCTGATCGATGCGCGCAAGGCGCTCGATATGTTCGCCACGCTCAAGACACCCGTGCTGGGGCTGATCGAGAATATGTCGATGTTTGTCTGCCCCGATTGCGGGGCCCAGCACGAGATCTTTGGCCAGGGCGGCGTCGCGGCGGAGGCGGAGCGCATGGGCGTGCCGCTGCTGGGGCATCTGCCGATCGATCTGGAAACGCGGCTGGCGGGCGATGGCGGCACACCCGTGGCCGCCGGGGACGGGCCGATGGCGCAGGCCTATGCGCGCATGGCCGAAGGGTTGATCAAGGGCGGGATGGCCTAA
- a CDS encoding DUF1127 domain-containing protein produces the protein MTYYTDTAVRTAAPSRIAAFWDAITLKLRQRRAYRRTFNELSMMTARDLADLGMSRADFRRIAREAAEMTT, from the coding sequence ATGACCTACTACACTGACACCGCCGTTCGCACCGCCGCCCCTAGCCGCATCGCAGCATTCTGGGACGCCATCACACTGAAACTGCGCCAGCGCCGCGCCTACCGCCGCACCTTTAACGAGCTGTCGATGATGACAGCCCGCGATCTGGCCGATCTGGGCATGAGCCGCGCGGACTTCCGCCGCATCGCCCGCGAAGCGGCAGAAATGACAACCTAA
- a CDS encoding helix-turn-helix domain-containing protein — protein sequence MQIVVRLDVMLAQRKMKSRDLAEAVGITEQNISLLKSGKVKGVRFETLARICEVLECQPGDLLEAE from the coding sequence ATGCAGATCGTGGTCAGGCTCGACGTGATGCTGGCGCAGCGCAAGATGAAATCAAGGGATCTGGCGGAGGCCGTGGGCATCACCGAACAGAACATCAGCCTGTTGAAATCCGGCAAGGTCAAGGGCGTGCGGTTCGAGACGCTTGCGCGGATCTGCGAGGTGCTGGAATGCCAACCCGGCGATCTGCTGGAGGCGGAATAA